The sequence AAATGGAGCCTGGTTTCTTTTCCTAGGCACCATAGCCTCTCTGGCCTCTCCCAGGCCCACCATAAACCCCAAGAGGCCAAAAGTCTGGCATTGTTGTTATCTCCCAGCTGGGAGAAAGCCCCTCCGTTTCCTCAGAAGGGCAGTTCGTCTGTGGGAGTTCTGCCCATCTTGGGACAGAATCAGGGTGCGTCAGATCTGGCAAATCCATTGCCCCCAGGGATGAGGTAGGGAGGGTTCCCTTCCTTTAACACAACCTTCTGTCCCATCACCAATCTAAAACCAACCACCCAACTCAGTAAGGCCGTTCCCAGGGCTCATGGAGCCAACATACGGGCAGTTCTTTGAGCTCTGGCCCGGTGCCCCTTCTTTCGTCAACGAAACTGCATGAAACACTCCCTACTTTAGAGGTCCCTGTGGATAGTAGTAGGGCCAGCCAGCTCTTCAAGCCCCTCCCTTGGCCAGAATAATGTCACCTAGGGCAGTAGTGGCCACAGAAAAAGCCACCGTCCCCATAGGGGTGGGtgggccccttctctctccttgccTTCTGCTGCCTGAAATGTTTCTGTTCCTGAGGCAGTTTACAACATCCAGAAAGTAGGGAGGTTGTTTCCAGGGTGGTGGGGTGGTGGCTTCCATTTTACTGTAAGGATGCTGCTTCTGGACCGTGCTGCCTTGGAACCCAGCTGTGCCGTCATTCCTGGTGGCTGAGTGGTTGCCTGACCTACTTTACCCACTTGTGACCCACCATCCTCCCCCTCACGACTGCCCCAACCTAATCCCACGTATTCAAATGGCTGCAAAGCTCCTCCAGGGAGCTGTAGCCCCTAAGTACTTTGGGAGTCACTCCATCCCCATCACACTGTTGTtttccctacctgaaatttattttgctgtctgtctaccctgatggattgtaaactccttgaggtcaggaacagTGTCTACatactacaatgctttgcacatagtaagcgcttaacaaatgccattattattattatactgtattgtgttgcattctctcaagctctgcacacagagcatcTGTGGTTAATGTGCCAACCTTTACCCTAGTACCGTTCagttagccctcaataagtaccactgattgattcctttctcAAAACTACCTCTTTTTTAGGTTGGAGCCTGCCCCTGTTAGGCCAGCAATACTTGGAGATCCTTTCTACCTGGTACTGTCGCTTTCAGGACTGCTGTGCAAGTGGAGACTGTAGAATCACCAACAATGTAACAGGTAATGACACCAGCACCACCGCAGAGATACAGTGGCCTCTGGGCATTGGGGCTGCCGTTAGACCGGTTTCAGCTGCTCTGTTCCTCCATCTGGCACTGAATATTTTTAGAtacacgttttttttttttattcaaacttcctcctccctgtgcctgagATCCGTCTGACAGGTTCTGAGGCTCGAAAGCAGAACTTGTTTCAGGGGGACCAAGAGGGTAAGGCAGCAGCAGCCCTGGAGCAATGGGTTATGGTGTGGTCAGAAGTCCCCCAGGAGAAACAACTTGGGGTCTGTGTAAATTCTTTCtcatggtattaagcgtttattgtgtgcaggcactgtactaagcgctggggtgcatacaggcaagtcaggttggacacagttcctgtgccatgtagggctcacagtcttaatccccgttttataggtgaggtaactgaggcacaaagaagtgaagcgactacttgcccaaggcccacacagacaagtggcagagccgggattaaacccatgaccttccaaccccCAGGTCCGGGCTTTATCCTTCATGCCATGTTATAATTCGGAAGGAAAGCATCACTGCATGTCATGGAACATACATGTAGTGTCCATGTGTGCCGAGGGGGCCTCTGTTTCTGAGGAAGGATGAGGACTGGGCCCCGTATTAGCCCTCTACCCACGGAGGACCAGGATTCCTACGTCTGGCCTGTGTGTCGTGGCAAGACTGGGAGAATGTAGGAGATCTGTTTAGAGGCTTGGATGTGATGTTATTTCCACAGAACAGCTGTAAGAACTAAAGGCCTTCACGATTTCATGATCCAAATGTGTAGAAAGCTGGGCCCCACAAGGACTCCCTTTTGAGGCATTAACCCACCCGAGGGGTAGAAGGGTCCTCAAGAGGTCATTTAGCCTTCAGCCCCTGCCTCTGGCAGCCCCGTACCTAAACTACTGTTCTCAGTGGACGGTTCTATGTGCTCTTAAGGTCTCCATGGTAGGagattacctcacctccctctctttaCTGCTCCAGTGCCTCACAGAAAGTTTTTCCTTCAGTCTAACCTGGATCCCTCCTGCTGCACATCACTTGTTCTGGTCCGGGAGAGATGAGGAACAgccgattcctccccctcctctctgctcGCTCCTTCCCCCCCTCACAGCTTCATACAGCAGAGTGTGCGGTCGGGCCTGTGGATCTGACgtattccctttccttctctaagGCTTGGAGTCAGACCTGAGCACCCGGCTGCACGGCCAACACCTGGCCCGGCACGTAGTCCCGAAAGCCGTGCGGAACTTCCTGGCCTCGCCCCAACCAGAGAAGGCCCTTGCCCTGTCATTCCACGGCTGGTCTGGCACGGGCAAGAACTTTGTGGCCCGAATGCTGGCGGACAACCTGTATCGAGACGGGCTGGAGAGCGAGTGCGTCAAGGTGTTCATCTCCCTGTTCCACTTCCCGCATCCCAGATATGTGGATTTGTACCAggtgaggaggagctggggggttCCCGCTCCTGTCGGGTGGTGTGCGTGGCCCCGTGTCGAAGCGGGCCTGATGCCAAGTCCTTATATGCAAGAGGTGCTTGCAGGCATGGTGTGGAGGCTCAGGAGGGTAGATTTGGCTCCTTCGGCAAGGGATGACCTTCCAAAGAGCAGTCAACATGCTTACGCTCCTCCtttgtgtgagtcccatgtggaagaggaactgtgtgacctgatgatcttgtatctaccccagtgcgaggTACAGTGTTGCTATACGATaacaatccataataataataataaataataataataaatgcgattgatgatgaagtacttgacaataataatggtggtatttgttaagcgattaccacctgccaagcaccgtatcaagcactgggttacatacaaaataatcaggccacaCGTAGTCCCTGGCCTACGTGggcctaactaggagggagaagaaatatttgatcccctttttagagaggagaaaactgaggcgcagagaagttaagtggcttgcccaaagtcccacaacaagcgagtggtggagtcgggattagaacccaggtcctttgactcccaggtttgtgctctttccactaggccactggttCTACCAAAGCTACTGTGCTGCATTTGGATATTTTTCTGGATGTTGATGGGTGCCACTAATCCCTAGACCGTAAGGGCCAGGACAGGGCCAAGGGTGTATCCTGCCTCATTCATTGTGGATGCTCAAGCCATGAGTAGCAGTTGTAGTAGGTTCTCTGGGCAGGGCCCACACCAGGAGAACCAGACAGAGGGGGCCGGATTTGATCCCTACGGGAGTCATCCTCCCGGAGCACTTGCTCCCAgctgccccagcccccaaccctctCCATGGTCCCCAGCAGAACTGGGGCAATGACCAGATCAAGGCCCTACCTAACTTGTTTCCTGCCACGTGACTGAGACGACCCTGGGGCTCACTTGCTACCTCTGTACTGGGTGTAGAAGCAGCTGAAGCAACACATCGTGGAAACGGTGGGGCGATGCCGGCAAGCACTGTTCGTCTTTGATGAGGCTGAGAAGCTCCACCCAAGTCTTCTGGACACCCTCAGCCGCTACCTGCACCACCACCACAGTACAAAGGAACAGGACTGCCGGAAagccatcttcctcttcctcaggtAAGACAGGACCCGTCCCGGTCCGACCCGGCGCCGTGCCAGCTGAGGGAAAGGAGGGCAAGGGCAGAGGATTGCTGTCTGGATTCTCTGGTCCAGCTTGCCTGTTTCCCAGCCACCGTTCCGGGCAAATATTTGCTCGGAGAGCGTTTCTGtcaccctctcccctttcccccacttggTTGGATTGTCAAAGAAACGTGTTCTCTGGCTGGACGTTGAGGTCAGAGGCCAACTTCTCTGGTCAAGCTTGCCCATTTCCCAGTTCCTCAGTTGTCAATAAAAACCCAGTGATGGTGGTTGGGACAGAATCTCGGAGGGGCCGCTGCTGGAGAGACTGGGTTTTTCCAAGGACTCAGGACTTTCTAACGGGGCGGGTTTTACAGGCTGAGGAACAGGCTTCGTACTATTAAATGGAGGTTGTTGATTGGAGATCGATAGCTCTGCCCTGGTGATCTGAGGGACGACGGGGcatgaaggggagaagtgggcgAGGACTGAAGGAGAAGTATTCCCAAAGGGAACTGATGAATCTCCGGGGGATTTTTAAGACTGGGAAGATGACCAACAGTTTGGAATTTTTTGGCCTCAGGAGAGGACACTAGATGTCTTCTAAAAGGCCATTTCCAGAATGCCACATTATCCATCCTCCCTGAAGGCAGGCAGGCTGGGCAGGGTAGGCCTGGGCCCCACTTATACAGGGTGGGAAaataggcccagagagggtgagggcAGGAATCCCAAAATACAGCCCAGGTCAGCCCAACTCCCAGACCAGTCACCTGCCCTCCAAACCACAGATTACGACCCTATGGCTTGCCCATCTTCATGTCCAGGTGGGTGGACATGGATGACTGAAAAGCTTAATCAattaccagtagtatttattatgtgtttatcatttgcagaacactatagtaagcgtttgggagattaaTACAATGAGGGGAGAAAACTGCCCAGTCACCCAAAGATTTCCTGCCCCTTAACCCTTTAACTCAACCCTCTGCTGTTGGAGACAGGGCAGGCTCAGAGCAATTCCACCTGAGAGCTGACTGGGCCAGGCCAGGGACCAATGTGGGCCGGGTCTGACTCGGCAGCGGGGCCGCCTTGCATTTCAAGCATGCTCTTCCTCTCTcaagtctctctggccctttacCAGGCTCTTCTACCCACATCCTCGCCCCAAATAACTGCTAGCCTTCCCTGTCCTACTGTACTTTCTCCTCatacccttcccacccctcctaaCCCCCATCACGCCAAGAACTGGCCACAGAAAATGCTCACATGAACGTAAGCAGGGTCCTGGGGTGCAGGATCTCAGGTGGGCCCAGAGGTACCCTCCTCTCTTGTTCAATTGACCAGAGAAACAGCCTGGACACTTGCCTACACTATATTGACATTACCACTCTGGCCATCTGCTGGGAAACCACTCACACTCCCTCATTCCTCTTTGACTTGTCTGCATTGCACAGTGACCCAGAAGCCACCCGGCCACTGTCCCAGGCAAATATTTGCTTGGAGAGTATTTCTGgcaccctctcccctttcccctactTTGTCAAAGAAACACGTTCTCTGGATGGACGTTGAAATCAGAGGCCAAATTCTCTGGTCAAGCTCGCCCATTTCCCAGTTCCCCAAATTTCAGTAAAAACCCAGTGCTGCTGGTTGGGACAGAATCTCGGAGGGGCCGCTGCTGGAGAGACTGGGTTTCTCCAAGGACTCAGCTGTTACTTGCAAGGCTTTTGGGGTCCTCAGAAACTTTCACGGTAGACGTGAGGGTGGTGGGATCTTTTGGAAACATGAGGGTGAGTGgattggggggtcggggggcatgCTTATGGCCTTATGTCTTCTACTGTCCTGAAGTGCCCAACTGAGCCGGGTATATGAAGCAACTCGTCTAGAAAGTGCTCAGTCCTCCTCTCCTGTTGAGCCCTGCAATTTAGCGTGTGTCGAGTTCGAAGTTGATGGCAGGCTAGGTTTCCTCCAGATAGCCAGGACAGGAAACAGGCTGCAGTGTCAGCATGGCTGGGCAGGGATGGAGCCTCCATTGGCATCGTGAGGTGAacgtcatagagaagcagcgtggctcagtggaaaagagcacgggctttggagtcagaggtcatgggttcaaaccccggctccgccgattgtcagctatgtgactttgggcaagtcacttaacttctctgtgcctcagttacctcatctgtaaaacggggactaagactgtgagccccccgtgggacaacctgatcaccttgtaacctccccagcgcttagaacagtgctttgcacatagtaagcacttaataaatgccatcattagtattatgggGGAGGGGACTGTGGGATAGTTCCAGGGAGGGAATTAGGAGCATCAGGATTAGTCattttattcattgagtgcccacttaggacagtgcactggactaagcagaggaaagaagttccctgcccataaggaactttaaCAGGTGAGGGAGATATTCAACTATAGAATGATCAgcatgaataattgaatgtaccatTGACTAAAGTTATAAAAACATGCATATAAGTTCAGAAGTGTTAAAGGTGGCTTATGTGACTTAAGGTGCTGGGACTTTAGGCATACTGaagtagaagggctttgaatgtgtGGAGCACTTTGGACTGTCTCAGGGTGGGAGAACAGCGCGAGGGTCAGCAGTAGCCCACCGCAGGGGCGGGTGGGGTGTTTGGAGGCGGAGGAAGTAGTCAACTTCTGGTTACTTGAGGTCAGTTGACATGGATAATGAAATCCCCAGACTGCTATAGAGTTTGCTACCAAGGGGTAAAATGGAAATGATTGGAGTTTCACTTTTTCCCTTTTCAACCTATTGGTGGAGGTGCCAAGGaggaatgagataataataataataataataataatggcacttattaagtgcttactatgtgcagagcactgttctaagtactggggaggttacaaggtgatcaggttgtcccacggggggctcacaaaagATAGCCAAAAGGCAAACAAAAGAGGGAGAAGTAGAGGACTTGAAGTAGTCCCCTTTAATGGGCCCAGAATGCAGGCATGAACACTTCACTGAAGTGAATAGAGATAGGGTAGAAGGCAGGGCTGtggaggagggaaactgaggcaggccaTGGTTATTCAGGAGCTGTTTCCCTATCTGCAGTTGGAGCCTCCACGCTACCCCTCACAGCGATGTTGAGAGTGAACAAGGGTTTCAAGTATGGGGGCTCTTTAGAAGACAGTTGTCCCCTTGTGCCCTGCCGCTCGAAGGGGTGGCTATGAGCCAGCGCAGGAGCGCAGGTGCTGCTCCTCCTGGGGCACAGCTCTGAGATCCCATCCATCTCCTATGTcagggggtcccttctccccctccgttGTCCATGCCACctcctgggagagagaagggggatcaGGGACAAGGTGCTAGAAGATGAGCGGGGGCCTGAGCCAGGAATGCTGAAACCCACGGAGTGGTAGCAGAAAGGGAATCATAAACTGCCCTGTCTCTTTGCAGTAATCTTGGGGGCAACACCATCAACGAGCTGGTGCTGAGTTTTCTGCAGACGGGCCAACCGCGAGAGGAGATCACCCTGGAGAGTCTGGAGCAGGCCCTCCGGGCCGAGCTGCTGGCGTCCGCAGGTAACTACCcagatcgggggggggggggggggaaacaggtGTGGGGGTGGCAGTCCCAAGGTGGGTCGGAGAAGAGGGAACACTTTGTCCCCCACAGTCATCTTAAGTCACCTGCCCGAGGCTCGCCAAGCCCGGGTTTCTGCCAGGTCCAGCCCGGCCCCGATACCCGGCAGACTTGGGCTGAGCTGCCCCCGGCAGCGCCCAACGACGcgcaacccctctgggcctcccgccccctctcccctcagctccAACAGCCCGGTCACGCTCTGCTTTGGTTGCAGACAGCGGCTTTGGCCGCAGCAGCCTcgtgaaggacaacctgatcgacttcTTCGTCCCCTTTCTGCCGCTGGAGTTCCGCCACGTGAGGTTGTGCGCGCGCGACGCCTTCCAGGGCCGGGGCCTCCAGTACGGCGAGGAAGCCCTGGATGAGATTGCCCGGATGATGGTTTATGTCCCCAAAGAACAGAAactcttctctgcccagggctgcAAGTCCATAGCCCAGAGAATCAACTACTTCTTGCCCTGATGACCCACCCGCGGGGGCTGGCCTGGACCAGCCCGACCCTCCACCAACGTGCCTTACGGAAAGGTCCC comes from Tachyglossus aculeatus isolate mTacAcu1 chromosome 16, mTacAcu1.pri, whole genome shotgun sequence and encodes:
- the TOR3A gene encoding torsin-3A, coding for MGLCSPFLLWCYCLLLMLPETTGHDRREKQREGGEQQSSQSFWADFSDLKKHLKIMTALSRRYWAYFSCRVWPQDCKEKEKATSEALGWSLPLLGQQYLEILSTWYCRFQDCCASGDCRITNNVTGLESDLSTRLHGQHLARHVVPKAVRNFLASPQPEKALALSFHGWSGTGKNFVARMLADNLYRDGLESECVKVFISLFHFPHPRYVDLYQKQLKQHIVETVGRCRQALFVFDEAEKLHPSLLDTLSRYLHHHHSTKEQDCRKAIFLFLSNLGGNTINELVLSFLQTGQPREEITLESLEQALRAELLASADSGFGRSSLVKDNLIDFFVPFLPLEFRHVRLCARDAFQGRGLQYGEEALDEIARMMVYVPKEQKLFSAQGCKSIAQRINYFLP